In a genomic window of Scheffersomyces stipitis CBS 6054 chromosome 4, complete sequence:
- a CDS encoding NADH:quinone oxidoreductase, with product MAKTPKVAIIYYSLYHHISTLADSIKVGVESAGAQADLFQVPETLAPEVLLKLNAPPAREVPIATIETLKEYDAYLFGIPTRFGTFPVQWKSFWDATGGIWAAGALRGKFAGVFVATATPGGGQEETVINSLSTLTHHGIVFVPFGYGHPGLNSFAEIRGGSAWGAGTFADADGSRSVSELEKDIAKTQGHDFVTTITKFS from the coding sequence ATGGCTAAGACTCCAAAGGTTGCAATCATCTACTATTCATTGTACCACCACATCTCTACTCTTGCGGACTCCATTAAGGTTGGAGTTGAATCTGCCGGAGCCCAGGCAGATTTATTCCAGGTACCGGAGACGTTAGCACCCGAGGTTCTTTTGAAGCTTAACGCTCCTCCCGCGAGAGAAGTGCCAATAGCTACAATCGAAACTTTGAAAGAATACGACGCTTATTTGTTTGGTATCCCCACCAGATTCGGAACGTTCCCAGTCCAGTGGAAATCGTTCTGGGATGCCACTGGTGGAATTTGGGCTGCTGGAGCTCTCAGAGGTAAATTTGCTGGAGTGTTTGTGGCTACAGCAACTCCTGGTGGtggacaagaagaaactgtGATCAATTCATTGTCGACATTGACTCACCATGGTATTGTCTTTGTTCCATTTGGGTACGGTCATCCAGGGCTCAACAGCTTTGCTGAGATTCGTGGTGGTTCTGCTTGGGGAGCTGGAACGTTTGCCGACGCGGACGGTTCTCGTAGCGTGAGTGAATTAGAAAAGGACATAGCCAAGACACAGGGTCACGACTTTGTCACTACTATCACTAAATTCAGTTAA
- a CDS encoding DNA-directed RNA polymerase II regulator, whose amino-acid sequence MSQKPSSKPIRQDYIAKVRYTNNLPPPPLNPKFIQYNTTEQVSSQKEAEYLISSVFRKENFTRLMENIDEELGMNLNLINNRGFLDNGDETVINNFVTKDSGNSNSNKSGLVTLHPSDRALLRDAGIGKISKSEPGVSFLRRTEYIADMHVAKVNDELEDSKKKKKNTAETHDPEAQLRAVEDTFDNAQESLTNFARLKHPKKKHLKAVAAWPLLPDTSAMDTKYIAVKFLGSASISRELQANKRKDKNYNEVLEKNALETAILKPITSDDGEWISFYEVRDANKAVELNSRLNSTERERPIVNMLDEDVEGQESYKFKHLKNYDMNFNRFTKPYEELSIKFIPEEVGSKKRKVAYYYPVSGRIDLKKHRSSTNSEINRFLKDSTVDVINFKLREPSTNEIKKMDAIRSEFDPMEYEGEEEEEDEEDDAQADDARAEDVRDVGEEFNEASKTDEAD is encoded by the coding sequence ATGTCGCAGAAACCATCATCCAAGCCTATAAGGCAGGATTACATTGCCAAAGTGCGTTATACGAACAACTTGCCTCCACCACCATTGAATCCTAAATTCATACAATATAACACTACAGAACAGGTTTCGTCACAGAAGGAAGCCGAATACCTTATTTCGTCAGTCTTTAGAAAGGAAAACTTCACTCGTTTGATGGAGAACATCGACGAGGAGTTAGGtatgaacttgaacttgatcaataATCGTGGCTTTTTGGATAATGGGGACGAAACGgttatcaacaactttgtAACAAAAGACAGTGGTAATAGTAATAGCAACAAGAGCGGGTTGGTGACGTTGCACCCTCTGGATCGGGCTTTGTTAAGAGATGCTGGTATCGGCAAAATTTCCAAGTCGGAGCCTGGTGTTTCGTTTTTGAGAAGAACTGAGTATATCGCCGATATGCATGTAGCTAAAGTTAatgatgaacttgaagattcgaaaaagaagaagaagaatacagCCGAGACTCATGATCCTGAGGCTCAGTTACGTGCTGTGGAAGACACCTTTGATAATGCCCAGGAGTCGTTGACTAATTTCGCACGCTTGAAGCAccccaagaagaagcattTGAAGGCTGTGGCTGCCTGGCCGTTATTGCCGGACACTTCTGCAATGGACACAAAGTATATTGCTGTCAAATTTTTGGGCTCAGCTTCTATCAGCAGAGAATTACAAGCcaacaagagaaaagacaaaaacTACAACGAGgttttggagaagaatgCCTTGGAGACAGCTATATTGAAGCCAATCACATCTGATGATGGAGAATGGATATCGTTTTACGAAGTTCGTGACGCCAACAAGGCTGTGGAATTAAACAGCCGCTTGAACTCCACAGAAAGGGAACGTCCCATTGTCAACATGCTAGACGAAGACGTCGAGGGCCAGGAACTGTACAAGTTCAAGCATTTAAAGAATTATGAtatgaacttcaacagaTTCACTAAGCCCTACGAAGAGTTATCAATCAAATttattccagaagaagtcggatcgaagaagaggaaggTAGCATATTATTACCCGGTTTCGGGACGTATCGACTTGAAAAAGCATCGTTCCTCTACAAACTCGGAAATCAACCGTTTCCTCAAGGACAGTACTGTAGACgttatcaacttcaagttaCGTGAACCAAGCACCAACGAAATTAAAAAGATGGATGCTATTAGATCTGAGTTTGATCCGATGGAATAcgaaggtgaagaagaggaagaggacGAAGAGGACGATGCTCAAGCTGACGATGCTCGAGCTGAGGATGTTCGCgatgttggtgaagaatttAACGAGGCTTCAAAAACAGATGAGGCCGACTAA
- the DAL7 gene encoding putative MFS allantoate transporter: MGGWTIVGDSFKGGDVKLVTEHLIESSRKSNVDYGAEFLAENEHQYPPATEDEERRIIKKLDFILVPMLFFTATMGAVDKVSQGTAAIYGYIPDNNLTGSQYSWLGSILFLGSLVGMFPMSFFLQRFPLGKVLVTASLFWSSLTLLLCVGRSFAGLAAIRFLMGFVECAIVPGCTLVCGRFYSKGEIATRLAFVFAFASSVINGFLSWLVGYFHHSTVPAWKFLYILVGSISFLWGCLMWVYLPDSPLNAKFLTNQEKVYVVRRIIRKSNGGVQNNNWDWQQVKEAVLDSKTYVIFFFNIGINICNGGLSTFSSIIIFNLGFNAMKASLMGIPTGVIATLATIFFTFLCNKFNNKRCLIAIISLIPPVVGSAIIYAVDRSNVAPQLVGLYLLYFYFAPYVVMMSLAQANTSGNTKKSVTYSINYLGYCVGALIGPQTFRANQAPRYTGGFIALLCSFLICMMFAGIYWAICIWENSKKSRKYDENEVYSEKPVSRDEKEIDDEEYYDLSDSQRKHFRYTT; encoded by the coding sequence ATGGGTGGATGGACGATTGTTGGAGACTCTTTCAAGGGAGGTGATGTGAAGCTAGTGACTGAACATTTAATTGAACTGTCCCGGAAGTCGAATGTAGACTATGGTGCCGAATTTCTCGCTGAAAACGAACACCAATACCCTCCGGCGAccgaagatgaagaaagaagaattataaaaaaacttgatttcatcttggTACCGATGCTTTTCTTCACAGCGACGATGGGAGCAGTTGACAAGGTTTCCCAGGGTACAGCGGCGATTTATGGCTACATTCCGGACAATAATTTAACAGGATCTCAGTATTCCTGGCTAGGAtcaattcttttccttgGTTCCTTAGTCGGGATGTTCCCCATGTCCTTTTTCTTGCAGAGGTTTCCATTGGGAAAAGTTCTAGTAACCGCTTCACTTTTCTGGAGTAGTTTAACACTTCTATTGTGTGTTGGTAGAAGTTTCGCTGGGTTGGCTGCTATTCGGTTTCTTATGGGGTTTGTCGAATGTGCTATTGTCCCTGGGTGTACTCTTGTCTGCGGAAGATTTTATTCCAAGGGAGAAATTGCTACTCGTTTGGCTTTTGTTTTTGcctttgcttcttcagTTATTAATGGGTTTTTGTCATGGTTGGTTGGTTATTTTCATCATTCCACAGTCCCAGCCTGGAAGTTTCTCTACATCTTGGTGGGTTctatttcatttctttggGGTTGTCTCATGTGGGTATATTTGCCAGATTCTCCCTTGAACGCCAAATTTCTTACCAACCAAGAAAAGGTCTACGTCGTGAGACGGATTATCAGAAAAAGCAATGGCGGTGTTCAGAATAATAATTGGGATTGGCAACAAGTCAAGGAGGCAGTTCTCGACAGCAAAACTTATGTcatattctttttcaacattGGTATAAATATTTGCAATGGTGGTCTCTCAACGTTTTCTTCCATAATCATTTTTAACCTTGGATTTAATGCAATGAAAGCATCGTTGATGGGTATTCCAACAGGTGTCATTGCAACCCTTGCTACCATTTTCTTCACGTTTTTATGtaacaaattcaacaacaagcGTTGCTTGATTGCAATTATTTCACTTATACCTCCGGTTGTTGGGTCAGCTATCATATATGCCGTGGACCGGCTGAACGTGGCACCGCAATTGGTTGGTCTCTACTTGCTTTATTTCTACTTTGCTCCGTACGTCGTGATGATGTCCCTTGCCCAAGCTAACACTTCTGGAAACACCAAGAAATCTGTCACCTATTCTATCAATTATTTGGGTTATTGTGTGGGAGCTCTTATTGGCCCTCAAACTTTTAGGGCTAACCAGGCTCCAAGATACACTGGAGGTTTTATCGCCTTGCTTTGTTCTTTCCTTATTTGCATGATGTTTGCTGGCATATATTGGGCGATATGTATTTGGGAGAATTCCAAGAAATCGAGGAAGTACGACGAAAACGAAGTGTATCTGGAAAAGCCGGTGTCCAGAGATGAAAAGGAGATTGACGATGAGGAATATTACGATCTATCTGATTCCCAGCGAAAGCATTTCCGTTACACTACATAG
- a CDS encoding predicted protein (go_component nucleus; cytoplasm), whose product MSHSSRKKLLLMGRSGSGKSSMRSIIFSNYSAFDTRRLGATIDVEHSHLRFLGNMTLNLWDCGGQDIFMDNYFTNQKDHIFKMVQVLIHVFDVESKSINKDIEIFIKALTNLQKYSPGAKIFVLLHKMDLVQIDKREELFTIMMEKLQKISNPYQFKLIGFPTSIWDESLYKAWSQIVCSLIPNMNLFNNNLLKLNSILESEEIILFEKTTFLVISSTASIQKQETTSEELDPKRFEKISNIIKTYKQSISKLRSNFNNLIIRGSNGTYFYVDVLTDNMFIMIVLKDKTPVDSNSVQQHEELLILENIRSARKWFEKIESTGKIESSANSLQRA is encoded by the coding sequence ATGTCccattcttcaagaaagaagttgctTCTTATGGGCCGTTCAGGTTCCGGAAAGTCGTCAATGAGATCTAtcatcttctccaactACTCAGCCTTTGATACCCGAAGACTTGGTGCCACCATCGATGTAGAGCATTCGCACCTTAGGTTCCTTGGCAACATGACTCTCAATTTATGGGATTGTGGTGGACAAGATATTTTCATGGACAACTACTTCACTAACCAGAAAGACcacatcttcaagatggtaCAAGTACTCATACACGTGTTTGACGTGGAGTCCAAGTCCATCAATAAAGATATTGAGATTTTCATCAAGGCGCTCACAAATCTTCAGAAATATAGTCCAGGTGCCAAAATCTTTGTATTGTTGCACAAGATGGACCTCGTCCAAATTGACAAACGGGAGGAGTTATTTACAATAATGATGGAAAAACTCCAGAAAATCTCGAATCCCTACCAGTTCAAGTTAATTGGCTTCCCCACGTCCATTTGGGATGAGAGTTTATACAAGGCATGGTCGCAGATTGTCTGTTCGTTGATACCCAACATGAACCTCTTCAATAACAATTTGCTCAAGTTGAATCTGATTTtggaatctgaagaaatcatttTGTTTGAGAAGACGACCTTTTTGGTGATATCATCCACTGCTTCCATACAGAAGCAGGAGACCACCAGCGAAGAGTTGGATCCAAAGCGTTTCGAAAAGATCTCAAATATTATCAAAACCTACAAACAGtcgatttccaagttgagatccaatttcaacaacttgataaTAAGAGGCAGCAACGGCACATACTTCTACGTAGACGTGTTGACCGACAACATGTTCATCATGATCGTGTTGAAAGACAAGACTCCTGTGGACAGCAACAGTGTCCAACAACatgaagagttgttgatcCTTGAGAACATTCGTTCCGCCAGAAAGTGGTTTGAGAAGATTGAAAGCACCGGCAAGATTGAATCATCTGCCAATTCGCTCCAGAGGGCATAA
- a CDS encoding NADH:quinone oxidoreductase has translation MVPAPRTAIIYYSLYHHIATLANSAKAGIESAGGAADIFQVPETLPDNILKLLKAPPRPDVPIATNETLKEYDAFLFGIPTRYGNFPAQWKSFWDGTGSLWVTGALRGKYAGVFVSTGSPGGGQETTVISSLSTLTHHGIVYVPLGYGHPGITSFDEIHGGSPWGAGTFAKADGSREVTELEKEIAKTQGHDFFKTITKFKE, from the coding sequence ATGGTTCCCGCACCAAGAACAGCCATTATCTACTATTCGTTGTACCACCATATTGCGACTCTCGCTAACTCTGCCAAAGCAGGAATTGAATCTGCGGGAGGAGCTGCTGATATCTTCCAGGTTCCGGAAACCTTGCCTGACAACATTCTCAAACTCCTCAAGGCTCCACCAAGACCAGATGTGCCAATTGCTACCAATGAAACCTTGAAAGAGTACGATGCCTTCTTGTTCGGTATTCCTACCAGGTATGGTAACTTCCCTGCACAATGGAAGTCCTTCTGGGATGGAACGGGTAGTCTCTGGGTAACTGGAGCTCTTAGAGGGAAGTATGCTGGAGTATTTGTCTCTACCGGTTCTCCAGGTGGAGGTCAAGAAACTACTGTAATCAGTTCTTTATCAACATTGACCCACCACGGAATTGTCTATGTTCCATTAGGCTATGGCCATCCTGGTATCACCAGTTTCGACGAAATTCATGGTGGTTCTCCATGGGGGGCCGGTACTTTTGCTAAGGCTGATGGTTCAAGAGAAGTAacagaacttgaaaaagaaatcgCAAAGACTCAGGGAcacgatttcttcaagaccATCACCAAGTTTAAGGAATAG
- the AKR1 gene encoding Protein with similarity to aldo-keto reductases (aldo/keto reductase) has product MSNLTTSIQLTQQSTYKLNNGQHIPVAGYGLYLCPDEQSKHLVYKALEAGYRHIDSAVYYGNQRSAAQAIAEFLKDHPEVKREDIWFTTKLTNDAHGYEETKKEIALIASEIKESLGYLDLVLLHSPKSNKERRLGTWKALQEFVLHPQNEVLNIRSIGVSNFGVDHLEEILNWDGLLVKPVLNQLELHPWLPRLELREYLCKHDILAEAYSPLTQGYMLNDPELLELEKKSGISKIEILIKWSYLQGFVVLVKTEKEERIAQNLNILPKGNNDILGETSNLGKIELPSSVLEALDKPDSHVVLTWDNVDPTLYKDGDI; this is encoded by the coding sequence ATGTCCAACCTCACTACCCTGATCCAATTGACCCAACAAAGCACCTACAAGTTGAATAACGGACAACATATTCCGGTTGCCGGATATGGTCTTTACTTATGTCCCGATGAACAATCGAAACACTTGGTCTACAAAGCTTTGGAAGCCGGTTACAGACACATTGACAGTGCTGTATACTACGGCAACCAAAGACTGGCAGCACAGGCTATTGCGGAGTTCCTCAAAGATCACCCGGAAGTTAAGCGTGAAGACATCTGGTTCACTACAAAGTTGACTAACGATGCGCATGGGTACgaagaaaccaagaagGAGATTGCTCTTATTGCTAGTGAAATTAAGGAATCGCTTGGCTATCTCGATTTGGTCTTGCTCCACTCGCCAAAATCCAAcaaggaaagaagattgggCACTTGGAAAGCGTTGCAAGAATTCGTTTTGCACCCACAGAACGAAGTGCTAAACATTCGCTCCATCGGAGTTTCCAACTTCGGAGTCGAccatttggaagaaatcttgaacTGGGATGGTTTATTAGTGAAGCCTGTGCTTaaccaattggaattgCACCCATGGTTGCCGCGCTTGGAATTGCGTGAATACTTGTGTAAGCACGATATACTTGCCGAAGCATACTCTCCCTTGACTCAAGGTTACATGTTGAACGATCCAGAAttattggaattggaaaagaagtcgGGCATCTCTAAAATCGAAATCCTCATTAAGTGGTCCTATTTACAGGGATTTGTCGTTTTAGTTAAGACTGAGAAAGAGGAAAGAATTGCTCAAAATCTCAACATCTTGCCGAAGGGAAACAATGACATACTCGGTGAAACTTCAAACTTGGGCAAGATCGAGTTGCCACTGTCTGTATTGGAAGCTCTAGACAAGCCGGACTCTCATGTCGTCTTGACTTGGGATAATGTCGATCCTACTCTCTACAAGGACGGCGACATTTAG
- a CDS encoding predicted protein, translating to MPNSADSAQVKFQTKIVNWSLDYSSNDSESKITTPILLQDVNGPCPLIAMVNSLLLNYEIQIRNLSLQGKSATGNAKLEGVADFKKVLNTCHKNFGSIELNKVLSQIGDLLLIYKEDKALNVEIDKLLNALPSLHTGLSVNPNLTNGDFAKEDLASVLFDVFELKFKHGWVINQIENENADSWGHDKPTDVVVDNDEYPKEDEYSQLVELVYKLQTFDQIQDFLLTEESAESGQNNLQLANNKALINKWIDLNRTQLTKIGLNRLNYELNEEEFIIFFRNNHFNTLFKKADSEFYLLITDSSFQDKSNLIIWQSFNSISGKDDLFFDGDFLPILDIDQDLPPGASGIDGSDYLLVKQLQEEEDAAMAKEMQQNYNRKAK from the coding sequence ATGCCCAATTCCGCCGACTCTGCCCAGGTCAAGTTCCAGACGAAGATCGTCAACTGGTCACTAGACTACTCGTCCAATGATTCAGAAAGCAAGATCACCACGCCCATATTGCTTCAGGACGTAAATGGTCCCTGTCCGCTCATCGCTATGGTCAACTCGCTTCTTCTCAACTACGAAATCCAAATCCGTAACTTGTCTCTCCAGGGAAAATCAGCGACCGGCAATGCCAAACTTGAAGGTGTTGCTGACTTTAAGAAAGTGTTGAACACCTGCCACAAGAATTTTGGCTCGATAGAGCTTAACAAAGTACTCAGCCAAATAGGCGATCTTTTGCTAATTTATAAAGAAGATAAGGCCTTGAATGTAGAAATTGATAAACTTCTCAATGCCTTGCCACTGCTTCATACGGGGCTTCTGGTCAACCCTAATTTGACTAATGGCGACTTTGCCAAAGAGGATTTGGCATCTGTGTTGTTTGACGTGTTtgaattgaagttcaagCACGGATGGGTCATTAACCAGattgaaaacgaaaatgCCGATCTGTGGGGACATGACAAGCCTACAGATGTGGTTGTTGACAATGACGAGTATCCTAAGGAAGATGAGTATTCACAATTAGTAGAATTGGTGTATAAGCTACAGACCTTTGACCAGATCCAAGATTTTTTGCTTACTGAAGAACTGGCTGAGTCAGGCCAGAACAACCTCCAGTTAGCCAACAACAAGGCATTGATAAACAAGTGGATCGATTTAAACAGAACTCAGTTGACAAAAATAGGCTTGAACAGACTTAACTATGAGTTGAATGAGGAAGAGTTTATAATCTTTTTCCGTAACAACCATTTCAATactctcttcaagaaggcaGATCTGGAGTTCTACTTGCTCATTACTGATTCTTCATTCCAGGATAAGTCGAATCTCATTATCTGGCAATCGTTCAACTCTATTAGTGGCAAGGACGACTTGTTTTTTGATGGAGACTTTCTTCCTATTCTTGATATCGACCAAGACTTGCCCCCAGGCGCATCTGGCATCGATGGAAGCGACTACTTGCTTGTAAAACAGCTCCAGGAGGAGGAGGACGCCGCCATGGCGAAAGAGATGCAACAGAACTATAATAGAAAAGCAAAG
- a CDS encoding Gtp-binding protein of the rab family (go_function GTP binding~go_process small GTPase mediated signal transduction) codes for MSGRKKTLLKVIILGDSGVGKTSLMQQFVNNKFSHQYKATIGADFLTKEISIDGNKQVTLQIWDTAGQERFQSLGVAFYRGADCCVLCYDVTNEKSLNNLTSWKDEFLVQSNVSNPQDFPFIIIGNKIDVDEAKKIPSLQKKLQNITNNQLGGLNYPVFETSAKDGINVEAAFEVIAKMALQQEELNDANGNDVSDDYNDAINIHLESESSGCAC; via the coding sequence ATGTCTGGCAGAAAAAAGaccttgttgaaggtgaTCATCTTGGGAGACTCAGGCGTGGGAAAGACGTCTTTGATGCAGCAATttgtcaacaacaagttctcGCATCAGTACAAGGCAACCATTGGGGCCGATTTCCTCACCAAGGAGATTTCCATTGACGGCAATAAACAGGTGACATTACAGATTTGGGACACCGCAGGTCAGGAACGATTCCAGAGCTTGGGTGTAGCCTTCTACAGAGGTGCCGACTGCTGTGTATTGTGTTACGATGTGACCAATGAGAAGTCGTTGAACAACTTAACCTCGTGGAAGGATGAGTTTTTGGTTCAATCCAACGTCTCCAATCCCCAGGATTTCCCATTCATCATAATAGGTAACAAGATCGATGTAGATGAAGCCAAGAAGATTCCGTCgttgcagaagaagttgcagaacatcaccaacaaccaGTTGGGAGGCTTGAACTACCCCGTATTTGAGACTAGTGCTAAGGATGGCATCAATGTTGAAGCAGCCTTTGAAGTCATCGCGAAGATGGCTTTGCAACAGGAAGAATTAAATGATGCTAATGGCAATGATGTATCCGATGACTATAACGATGCCATCAACATCCACTTGGAAAGTGAATCCAGTGGATGTGCTTGTTAA
- the ERG9 gene encoding farnesyl-diphosphate farnesyltransferase (Farnesyl-diphosphate farnesyltransferase (Squalene synthetase) (SQS) (SS) (FPP:FPP farnesyltransferase)~go_function transferase activity~go_process biosynthesis) — protein sequence MGKIVQLLTHPNELKAVVQLLYFRQPLHPVDPKKQGDTLKRCYYLLNQTSRSFAAVIKELHPEIRDAIMLFYLVLRALDTIEDDMTLDPGFKVPLLRSFDDKLNEIDWTFNGSGPDEQDRIVLVEFDQVLTEYHKLKPEYQDIIKDITKKMGNGMADYILDDNFNLNGVETVADYDLYCHYVAGLVGEGLTKFMVLAKFSDDSLVADGFVKSNSMGLFLQKTNIIRDYHEDLEDGRSFWPKEVWSKYTDALPSFHKDTSSESEAQGLSCISELVLNSLGHVKHVLEFLSLVKDPSSFNFCAIPQVMAIATLATVYNNPKVLHSNVKIRKGTTCELILQSRTFPGVVKIFRKYVQIINHKSNVKDPNYLKIGIKCGEIEQYCETMYPDVNALPAGVSKPQHAISKIIDDRARIDQSMQRRIDQENFNTNVVLGTAAAGVVLVGYLLLSL from the coding sequence ATGGGGAAAATCGTACAACTTCTCACTCATCCCAACGAGTTGAAAGCTGTAGTACAGTTATTGTATTTCAGACAGCCATTGCATCCTGTAGATCCCAAAAAACAGGGAGACACCCTCAAAAGATGCTACTATTTGTTGAACCAGACGTCGCGGTCGTTTGCAGCAGTCATCAAAGAGTTGCATCCAGAAATCCGTGATGCCATCATGTTGTTCTACTTGGTTTTGCGTGCCTTGGATACTATTGAAGACGACATGACACTTGATCCCGGCTTCAAGGTTCCTTTGTTGCGTAGCTTCGACGATAAGTTGAACGAAATTGATTGGACGTTTAACGGGTCTGGACCCGACGAACAGGATCGAATCGTGTTGGTTGAGTTTGACCAGGTTTTGACCGAGTACCACAAGTTGAAGCCCGAGTACCAGGACATCATCAAGGACATAACCAAGAAGATGGGCAATGGAATGGCCGACTATATCTTGGAtgacaacttcaatctcaacGGTGTGGAAACTGTTGCTGACTACGACTTATACTGTCACTATGTAGCTGGACTTGTAGGCGAAGGTTTGACCAAGTTCATGGtgttggccaagttctCCGACGACTCACTTGTTGCAGATGGTTTtgtcaagtccaactcGATGGGGTTGTTTTTGCAAAAGACCAATATCATCAGAGACTACCacgaagacttggaagacgGCAGATCCTTCTGGCCCAAGGAAGTCTGGTCCAAGTACACCGACGCATTGCCCTCTTTCCACAAGGACACTTCTTCCGAATCAGAGGCTCAGGGCTTGAGCTGTATAAGCGAGTTGGTGTTGAACTCTTTGGGTCATGTTAAGCATGTGTTGGAGTTCTTGTCGTTAGTGAAAGATCCTTCCTCATTTAACTTCTGTGCCATTCCCCAGGTCATGGCTATAGCCACCTTGGCCACCGTCTATAACAACCCAAAGGTGTTGCATTCCAATGTAAAGATCAGAAAGGGCACCACCTGTGAGTTGATCTTGCAAAGCAGAACTTTTCCCGGTGTAGTCAAGATTTTCAGAAAGTATGTTCAGATCATAAACCACAAGTCCAATGTCAAGGACCccaactacttgaagattgGCATCAAATGTGGAGAGATTGAGCAGTACTGTGAAACCATGTATCCTGACGTCAATGCCTTGCCTGCTGGCGTATCTAAGCCTCAACATGCGATAAGCAAGATCATTGACGACAGAGCCAGAATCGACCAGAGCATGCAGAGAAGAATCGACCAAGAGAACTTCAATACCAATGTTGTATTGGGcactgctgctgctgggGTAGTCTTGGTGGGTTATTTGTTGTTGTCATTGTAG
- the AKR2 gene encoding Aldo/keto reductase, which translates to MSSIISSAPITKSTKLKLNNGTEIPVAGFGVYEIEVASAADLVYQALAAGYRHIDSAVGYNNEKESAQGIANFLKDHPEVKRSDVYFTTKITNGAHGYDKTKKQIQQIADDVKESLGYVDLILVHSPLSDKKRRLETWKALQEHTVENDVLLIKSIGVSNYGINHIEEIYNWEGYKVKPVVNQVELHPWLPRTELIKWLFKENILPEAYSPLTRGEKFSDPELTELATKSGISKPDILLKWGYIQGFIVLAKTAQIPRIKQNLDALPDSGSVELPDYVTKALHKPDSVDVLTWGGNDPTLYKDPVA; encoded by the coding sequence ATGTCTTCTATAATCAGCTCCGCTCCAATTACCAAGCTGACCAAgctcaagttgaacaacgGCACCGAAATTCCTGTTGCAGGATTCGGAGTTTATGAGATTGAGGTTGCTAGTGCCGCTGACTTGGTGTACCAGGCTCTTGCAGCTGGTTACAGACATATCGATTCCGCAGTAGGCTACAACAACGAAAAAGAATCAGCCCAAGGTATcgccaatttcttgaaggatCATCCTGAAGTCAAGCGTCTGGACGTTTACTTCACCACCAAGATCACCAACGGTGCACATGGCTACGATAAGACCAAGAAGCAGATCCAACAGATTGCTGATGATGTTAAGGAGTCACTTGGGTATGTGGACTTGATTTTGGTTCATTCGCCATTGTCtgacaagaaaagaagattaGAAACCTGGAAGGCTTTACAAGAACATACAGTAGAAAACGATGTTTTGCTTATTAAGTCAATTGGAGTCTCTAACTATGGAATTAACCATATAGAggaaatctacaattggGAGGGTTACAAGGTAAAACCAGTGGTGAACCAAGTAGAGTTGCATCCTTGGTTGCCTCGTACTGAGTTAATCAAGTGGTTGTTCAAGGAGAACATCTTACCCGAAGCCTACTCGCCATTAACTCGTGGTGAGAAGTTTAGTGATCCAGAGTTAACAGAATTGGCCACTAAGTCGGGTATACTGAAGCCAGACATCCTTTTGAAATGGGGTTACATACAAGGATTCATTGTGTTGGCGAAGACGGCACAAATACCAAGAATCAAACAAAACTTGGATGCTTTGCCAGATTCGGGCTCCGTTGAGTTGCCTGATTATGTTACGAAAGCTCTTCATAAACCAGACTCGGTGGATGTCTTGACTTGGGGAGGTAATGATCCCACATTGTACAAAGATCCCGTAGCTTAG